CGTGAGACCTGGTTAGTATGCTTAAGTGAAAGCAGGTTCAATGACTATGGAATACACACCAACATGTAGGTAAACTTCCTACCGTGTAACTGGGCTTAGTTAATGTTTTGAATTGCTATGTTTCTCTCCATTCAATTAGATAGAATTACAGCAACTGTGTATGGCATTAAATTCCAGGTATCCacatgcaaaaacaaaatatgtgtaattctttttttaaaaaaaaactaacaaaatgataACACAGAATGTGAACTTTCTATTTCCCCAAAAATCTACatcaggtttattttttaaagaacagcatgaagcagagaaggaaggggggaaaagatttTTAGCCATGATCTTGATGCCTATTTTCTCAggctttttggagaaaccaaagcagCCTTATCCATCCGAAGTCCTAACACAGCTTTGAGAGTTGAAAAAAGCCACATACCTGTGTATGCAAAGAAAGGCTTGTGTATCACTCCTATAACTGGTTTACCATTTACAGCTACGCACACCATTGTAGTAACATACTGCAGAAGATTCtctaaaagaagagaaaaagacttTAATATTGCAGATACATGTAGGACAAAACACAATCCCAAACTGTCACATTTTATTTACTGCTAAGCAGAGATGCATAAGAGCTATTCAGTGTTGTTTGTACTTTCTGTGGAATGTTATTGTTTTTGCTCATAAAACATTGGGAGTCACTTCATAGTAGAATCAGCTTTGCATCTATCATCCAAGAACACAAAAGCAGACAGTGACAAGACTTAACATCATATCCtagtatctttttcttttttaaaaaattataacatCCAGCCTAaaaaagagttctggagaactcaaaagtttGCACCCTTTGTGCGCAATATGGTTAATTGTAATAAAAATGGTGTTCTCTTATGCACACACATCCCATCCTAGTTTCAAGgagctccattttatcctcacaaccctgtgaagcagcCCTGAGAAAAATGACTTAATCTTCTGTTCAAAACTGAAATCTACACAGCGTTTGTTTACTCTAAGTTCCTGGTGAAATAAAGCAGCAATATATTCATTATTAAAAGAACCAGTCACATAGTATACAATCAGCTTTGTAGTTAGTAGCTTGCATAGTATCTTTAGACATTAAATAAAACTGGAAAAGGGAGCTACAAGTAACGGAAAAAAATAGGACTAATATTCTTGCCTAAGAATAATGTAAACAAATTCACGGTTTAAGAAAATGAGAAAGTCTGACAGTACAAAAAACAGTCATTCGATCTTCTATATCAGGGGTTGGCAACACACGGCTCACGAGCCACAAGTGGGGAAGGAAGCtgtgaaagagacagagaaagctgctgaaaggggcagagggaaggcagaGGGGAAGACAGAGGAGAGCCGTGCAGGGAAGGgagctgagaaagcagctgaagggtggaaggcagaggcagagcaaaaGACAGAAGGCAGAGACAGAGCAAAAAAGCGAAGCAGGGAAGGAAGCGGAGAAAGTGGCTGAGAGGGGAAGGAAGCTGTGAAAGAAGTAGAGAAAGCTGCTGAAAGGGGCAGAGGGAAGCCAGAGGGGAAGCCAGAGGAGAGCAGTGCAGGGAAGGgagctgagaaagcagctgaggGGTGGAAGGCAGAGCAAAAGACAGAAGGCAGAGACAGAGCAAAAGAGCCAAGCAGGGAAGGAAGCGGAGAAAGTGGCtgagagggggaaggcagagcaGAAGACAGGAGAGAGCTGAAGGCTGATAGTGGGAAGAAGTCACCAGCACCTGTGGCTGAAGTCGcatatttatttcatgtttcatatttataaaatacatttattttgctCGCACTCAGTGCACAAAAACCATGGGGaggatggatttcataagcaacacagtATAATTGgtttaaaaaaccaatatatgcagtgttatcttcattttaaatgtcaaaaagtatttgtggctccgtgtgttttcttttccttggaaaatgggtccaaatggctctttgggtgttgaAGGTTGCTGACCCATGTTCTATACTATATACAAAATAAGGCTCAGTTTTTAGATTCAATTTATCTAGGGTATTTTTATGCTACTTCTTCACAGTATTGTTTGAAGTGGCTTATAATAACTAAAACGTAACAGCGTAAAAAGCCATCAAAGTCTTATATCAGCCTTGGAAGGGAGCAGTTTGTccccttacaaggagaaaagtaCACGGAAAAGAAGCAGGTCGatatggagaaaatgaccacCTGTGTATTCTTGAGTGGCATCCAGAGGATCAATCCATACAGTAACACTGTCTGCTTGGACCAGCATGGGCTGAATTTTTCTCTTGATGTCCTCAGGAATGCTGTGATCCCAAAAAATTTTCTCCTGCTCATCTGCATCTACATGTTCTTCTGTGTTTATCTAATGGAAGAAAGGGAGAGGTTCTAATTAGGCAAACAAGCTATGGATAAAACTGACATAATACTtccatttctccacaggaacttCTGCTTCCAACCTAGCACATGTAAAACTTTTAAAGAGTCACGATATAATGAAGTTGTATCAACCTTGTGTAACACCAAATTCATTTTCCCTCTTGTAAAATAAGGAACATTTTATGACATGTCATATTCAGCAGCAGATGCTTGATCTATGTTTTCTACCAACAAAAAGCACAAAAAGCACAAAGGATTTTCTTTTCCTGAGCCCTACCCCCATCCCACTCATTCTAGATATAGTAACAGAAGCAGCACCGGACCTCTTGTTGTGATCTGCCATCTTGGCCACTTGCAGCCGGCCAAGACTGACAGCAGTATCAGTTGACAGTGAAGACGAGGCGAGCCCCCACGGCTCTACCAATAGAAGACTGGCATTCCATGCCTGCACTGCCTACAGACCTGGAAGTGTCAAACTGCACAGATGACACAACCTGGGACAGTCTCCCTTGACCAGTGAGGATCCTGTACCAGTTCAGAGAGTTCTACATGCACTAGGGACATGCAGCCTGTttgcctcccctcctccactaGAACAACAGCGCTAGCAACTACGCACTGAGCTCACAGTGTGCAGGAGGTCTGCTGCTCAGCAGCTGTAAGTCAGCCACAGGATCTCTCTCAACTACGCAGCAGACTGCACCCACgtacctcagcagagtataaaggaACAAGGGCTAGCAGCTGATTCTTTGCAGAAGTGAGGTGTGTTGCTGGTATTGCTGTTGCATTGCTCTGGACCTGTCCCTGCACTTGAGCCTCTGCTTGGTTATGTTGCCTTAGTCTTTGACTCTTGCACTACTTCTTAGACTACTCTTTTAGACTCTGTTGGACTCTTCACGCTTGACTTCAGACCAGTTGACCTGTGTTTATGTTTCCCAGCTTGGAACTGCCAGTTGCTCTGGTTAGTCACCAGCCAGATGATGATACTATCCTTCTGTCATATGTCATACCTGTCTGACTTCCAGTAATGCTTTATAATAATAGAAAGGACCTTGTGAATAATTTTAAGCGCCCACAAGTCCCCTCATTCCTTCTACCCCCTTGCAAAATCTCAAACTACTGTGGGAAATAGCATTGTAGGGCAGCAAACATCAATCCAGAACCCTTTCAAGTAAGTGCTCTCCAATTACCTCCATGAAAAGTTTTGTTTGTTTACCACCGAATTTATGAAATTGGTAAGAATACAGGGTAGGATATAAAACAGAGATGTGATGGCTAGGAGGTGGGGGCAGCTTGTCTCCATCCTTGAAAGAATAGGGTAATTTGGAGAAGcactggaaaaaaacccttttatgaACTATTTTCgcttttagaatgagtgaaacATTTAAAGATATATTTCTCACACTCAAGATGCATAGCACAGAATCTGGAGGAAACCTGAAATAAGTTCCTATGAGATTTTTCACACACTCCTACCTTTAGGAATGAGTGAAATAAACAATTAGCTTTTACTTAAATTGTGTAATAAGAAAACTATATGTAAAATAGTCTACAACATAATTTCTATTAATGTATATTGTAGACATATACCTTATTTTCAAGAATCCTTTTCTGCTTAAATGGAAATAATGTTAGCAACAGTTAATATATTGTGTGTTTTATGATACATTATTTAAGAGATTAGTGTTTTCTATGTTATAAAGTTTAATTGAACAGCCAAACATGCCAACAGTCCTACCTGTTGTAACTAAATGAGAGTCTTTCACACCTCCCTCTCTGGTTTACTACATAATTGGTTTTCAACATTTCTTATCGGATTAAGAAATCCAAAGTATGGAGTAAGCTTTCAGTCAAGGCTGACTTCCTTTTATTTGAGGACAGAAGATGAACACAGAACTCACTACTTACATGTGTCACAatctcattttccattttttatgtTAAAAGAATAGATAAAACATACAGAAGCAGTATTGTCCAAGTACTGTGTTACGGTATTtcaggaaaaacagaaataatacaGGAATGGCTTACATTTGACTCACATGGATGTTTGCACTATATTGTTGTTATACACAGTTGATAGGAGGGGGCATGAGGGATACTGTCAAATATACAGCTACTTTAGCTGTAGGGCAGTTAAAGGTTAGCAAACTGGTCTTTTAAATAACTGGAAGAGCATATCTTGCTGTTTTATGAAAGATTCCTCCACAACATTCTAGCTATGCTAAAAGTGTTACCCCTTTACACTTTTTGCACATGCCATCCTATTGTTAGCAACAAAGGGCAAGGAATAAACTTAGTCAATCTTATTTCAATAGGATTGCCACATACACTGTTTTTTGTAATGATCACATAAATACAATCTCACTACTGAATTTAATTTAAAAGTTGCAGCAGCTGGATTTTCTTGTTAGGTTCTATAATGCTAGTAAAAACACACTGGAATAATTATAAACATAAAGTGTCAAACATAAAGAcgcttcatgatcctctgaagatgccagctacagatgcaggcgaaacgtcaggagaaaatgctactagaacacggccatacagtctggaaaccacacaacaccccataaaGGATCAAAGTTTTAAGTTTAGAATATTTTTAGAAGTTCACTACTGACAATACAATGCAGCAACTACCTGATAGGCCTCTGAAACATAGAAGAGGGTTAGAAACttgggttgattctgcacagaaaatgtaTAATGGAAAGAAgcccactttcttttttcccatctATATTTCACGCCTTCAAATagaaacacttctcttttttaaaaaaattcctgcaacacatgcatggCTGCACAGGCATAGAAAAATGAAtttccacagccatgctgatcaccATGCACTTACACAGCTGCACATGTGCATCATGCAAAAAAATGTTAATGAAAAAAGAGCCTCGCTGCAACAGCATGACAATGACAGACAgtttctccctgactgtggatggtgtGGTGAAAGGGAGGAAACAATTCGTGCAGGAACAGCTCCAACCCAGGGTTTTGCAAAATGATccctggtttagtgattttttaaaatcctggcttGAGGGAAAGAAAATGGGGCATGCTCGTTTtggaatgggacctgtgcgaagtcccctaCCCCCCCAACCCcgtttgtattgcatcctacacccatgaTATTTGCCCCATGCGGAATCCATCTTAGACTGGTTGAAAGGAAACAGACAGGTATTTAAGTGTCCTGCTCAACATGGGAAGAGAAAGCTCAGCCCTAGGACCTTTGATGCTAGAATTCAAATGTATTCTGAAGATGTCTGAAAGGCATATTTCCATTCTTGCATTAAATCTGTAGGAGAAGGGCAGAAAAAAAGAGGGATTACAGAATATTACATCCAGAATTCTCCATAAACCCCAGATTAGAAGCCATATACTGCTGTGCTCCTCCAAGTACTGACAGAAAGCCTCCCTGTAAGCTTTCTTGCTACACTGAAGATCTGAACCCTAGTCCAAGACGAACAGGCCACCCCACTACAGCTATGGCTGCTATCATCACAGCCTCCAAGAAACGCACCTGCACGCCagggaaagctgttttcagcaagTAGTACATCTTGCGGTTGGAATGCAGGTCTCCGAAAGTCAGCATCTCGTCGGCCCCTTCGCGAGTCTTGCCTTTGGCTTTCTCGTGCAGGTTGTTGGCTTCTCGCACCAGCTTCACTTCCTCGCCGCCTTTGACGGCCGCCACCACCGAGGCGGCCAGCAGCTCCCGCAGATCCACATGGCCCGCCTCGACTGCGGGTCCACCCGGCATGAAGAAGGCGAAGCGGCCGGCGAGGAAGCCCGAGTAAAGGTGGTAGAGCACACCGAAGCCCAGCAAGCAGAACACGGCCACCCCCAGCGGAGAGAGCCGGATCCCCATCGGCGCCATAGCCGGGCAGGAGAAAGGCCGCGGGGCAGGGAAGCAAACGGGAAGGGCGCGTCACCGGCCACCCATCTCACCTCGCGGGTCTCTCAACCCCTCTGTCCGCAGGGGATCCCCGCGTCCTACGCAAGCCCCCTCCCTCTCATTCAGAACACGTTTAACTTCCGGGTTAGACTGCAGGAAGGCGGACTCGGAGCCGGGCACGATTGGGCACGTGCGGAGGATTCTTGGCGTTCCGCGAGTATCTCGGGCATGCCCAGTGCCGACAATGGCAGCGGCTCGATAGTGAATTTTGAGCATGCTCAAAGCTTCCCTGTGTTGCTGATGTGGAAGGGGTAGCGTTTGTTCAGGGGCGGAGTGGGAGGTTGAAACGGCCCTAGGAAAGGGCCCCACCCCTTACCAACACGACGCACCCTCACCTGACGCATGATGAACTGCGTCACTTTACGCCCGGgtagcagaggcgtatgggggccaTAGGATGCCCGGAGACAAAAACCCTCGGGGCGCCCGCCTCCCCCCATGCAGCACAGCGTGGCCGTGGAGTGGTGCCCCGCAAgccgctgagccccgcccccaccccttcacTCTCCCATTTACCTGAGCCGGCGGGGGATTCTCTCCGCCAGAGTCCTGCGCGGGGACGAGAAGCCGTCTGCGTTGCAGCCAGCCCCTCTTCTCTGCCCAG
The window above is part of the Sphaerodactylus townsendi isolate TG3544 linkage group LG09, MPM_Stown_v2.3, whole genome shotgun sequence genome. Proteins encoded here:
- the BPNT2 gene encoding Golgi-resident adenosine 3',5'-bisphosphate 3'-phosphatase, giving the protein MAPMGIRLSPLGVAVFCLLGFGVLYHLYSGFLAGRFAFFMPGGPAVEAGHVDLRELLAASVVAAVKGGEEVKLVREANNLHEKAKGKTREGADEMLTFGDLHSNRKMYYLLKTAFPGVQINTEEHVDADEQEKIFWDHSIPEDIKRKIQPMLVQADSVTVWIDPLDATQEYTENLLQYVTTMVCVAVNGKPVIGVIHKPFFAYTAWAMVDGGSNVKPRSSYNEQTPTIIVSRSHAGTVKQVAWQTFGNKSVIISAGGSGYKVLSLLDVPDVNQEKADVYIHVTYIKKWDICAGNAMLKALGGKMTTLAGEEISYTGSEDVEDGLIASVNINHQRLVEKLPVLDKTSQN